In Pseudobacter ginsenosidimutans, the following are encoded in one genomic region:
- a CDS encoding SusC/RagA family TonB-linked outer membrane protein: MWKTVKTAALLLIVCLLTQFQAYAQIDLSYEKAPIKEVLTSIEKQSHYKFIYQNTTFDGKDRITIRVRNATIHQVLDSLKKQFPFSITYLIEENMITVVRITPVAEPKPKPPPPPQIVYLRGAVMDEQEEPLYGATVYVKRLPLSVATNIDGKFSLPNVKPGDTVVFTNIGYEMQELVADATMKLTAKLVAKVNSLTDVSITSGIHREERRRSTGAFAVVDGKAINRGTAANIVDRLEGVTPSLLVNRNITGGLNQSELSIRGRSTISAEPRPLIVLDNFPYNGALSSINPNDIEKITVLRDAAAAAIWGAYSGNGVLVITTKKGKYNQAPRVSFSSTLISGDKPDPYYLPALSSRSAIEIEQFFYDKNFYSLFESNGTRPVLSPVIELLIAKREGKISSDAADAELERLKNADYRKDVDDLLMQRAFYQQYAVNVRGGGVNNHYYLSAGYDDQKQNFINTGYKRITVNASNTILFLKKRLEVNTNILFSSSRTKKDVSGVFGVSYPYASLLDSNGNPAVMPAEIRQTYKDTAGRGRLLDWNYRPLEEARLNDSKLDLNSYRMDIALRYKIIAGLYGSIMYQYNKDVGEDNDLRSQESYFTRNLINKYTQVSSAGEVVRPIPLGGIFDSRRSTSTSHNLRLKTEFSKAWNDHELSVVAGADIRSVDMKFNYSRLYGYNKESQSSMPVDYEGFYPMYHTSSQTNRIPPAATIPTGYEKSNFMSMYGNFLYTYKRNYNFSFSLRKDESNLFGVETNQKGVPLWAAGASWNASNESFYNIDWLPELKLRVSSGYTGNIDRRTSAFTAAAKDGTNLYGSPTASILNPPNPSLRWEKIYMFNIGVDFTFKGSRIYGSLDFYRRKAKDLIGVTPVDPTSGVESFKWNSSSMKGKGVDVQLNFKVLNGKLGWTSSIIASYNLDKVDKYLDKGNMISTYLGGQTIAPLQGNPLYSIYAVRWKGLDSVNGDPVGYLNGQLSKDYPQIVNSANFGDLLFKGSATPKYYGSFINTFSYRGFELSCMFTYKFGYSFRRSSIVYYQLLLNQTLAHPDYDLRWEKAGDEKSTNVPSFQYPINFNRDLFYNYSEVLVEKGDHIRLKDIRFSYLFSLSKKKEQKNNAEVFCLINNIGLVWKANKYEIDPDFLYSQPIPRIYSLGVKMEL, encoded by the coding sequence ATGTGGAAAACCGTCAAGACAGCTGCTTTATTACTGATCGTTTGCTTGCTCACCCAATTTCAGGCTTACGCTCAGATCGATTTGTCTTACGAAAAAGCTCCCATTAAGGAAGTGCTCACTTCCATTGAAAAGCAATCCCATTACAAATTCATTTATCAGAATACAACTTTTGATGGTAAAGACCGCATAACCATCAGGGTAAGGAATGCTACTATTCACCAGGTACTGGACAGTCTTAAGAAACAATTTCCGTTTTCCATTACTTACCTGATTGAGGAAAATATGATTACGGTAGTTAGGATTACTCCGGTAGCTGAGCCCAAACCCAAACCTCCTCCACCTCCTCAAATAGTTTACCTACGCGGCGCTGTTATGGACGAACAGGAAGAGCCGCTCTATGGCGCTACTGTGTATGTAAAGCGTTTACCCCTTTCCGTTGCAACCAATATCGATGGCAAGTTTTCATTGCCGAATGTGAAACCAGGTGATACCGTTGTATTCACCAATATTGGTTACGAAATGCAGGAGCTGGTGGCAGATGCAACCATGAAGCTCACTGCAAAACTGGTTGCTAAGGTGAATAGCCTGACTGATGTGTCCATCACTTCCGGCATACACAGAGAGGAAAGAAGAAGATCCACTGGTGCTTTTGCTGTGGTGGATGGGAAAGCCATCAATCGGGGAACAGCTGCCAATATTGTTGACAGGCTGGAAGGTGTTACGCCGAGTCTGCTGGTAAACAGAAATATAACCGGAGGTCTCAATCAGTCAGAATTAAGCATCAGGGGGAGATCGACTATTAGTGCAGAGCCCAGGCCTTTGATTGTTCTGGATAATTTCCCTTATAATGGCGCATTGAGCAGTATTAACCCAAATGATATTGAAAAGATAACGGTTCTGAGAGATGCTGCAGCCGCTGCAATATGGGGAGCTTATTCTGGAAATGGTGTGCTGGTGATCACAACCAAGAAAGGAAAATATAATCAGGCGCCGAGAGTTTCATTCTCAAGTACATTGATTTCCGGAGATAAGCCTGATCCTTATTACCTCCCGGCTCTGAGCTCAAGATCAGCTATTGAGATCGAGCAGTTCTTTTATGATAAGAATTTTTACTCACTTTTTGAATCCAATGGTACCCGACCGGTCTTGTCACCGGTGATTGAATTGTTGATCGCCAAAAGAGAGGGGAAGATCAGTAGTGATGCAGCCGATGCAGAGCTGGAAAGACTCAAAAATGCAGACTACAGAAAGGATGTTGATGATCTGTTGATGCAAAGAGCTTTTTATCAGCAGTATGCCGTTAATGTCAGAGGAGGGGGCGTAAACAACCACTATTATCTTTCTGCAGGGTACGATGATCAGAAACAGAATTTTATCAATACCGGATATAAGCGCATAACCGTTAACGCGAGCAATACAATCTTATTTCTTAAAAAACGATTGGAAGTAAATACAAATATTTTATTCAGTTCAAGCAGGACTAAGAAAGATGTAAGTGGCGTGTTTGGTGTTTCCTATCCGTACGCCAGTTTACTGGATAGCAACGGTAATCCTGCAGTTATGCCGGCAGAAATCAGGCAGACTTATAAAGACACTGCCGGAAGAGGTCGTTTGCTGGATTGGAATTATCGTCCACTGGAGGAAGCCAGATTGAATGATAGTAAATTAGACTTGAACTCTTATAGGATGGATATTGCTCTCCGGTATAAGATCATAGCAGGCTTATATGGCAGTATAATGTATCAGTATAACAAAGATGTTGGGGAGGATAATGATCTCAGAAGCCAGGAATCTTATTTCACCCGGAACCTGATCAATAAGTACACGCAGGTGAGCTCCGCGGGGGAGGTAGTTCGTCCGATACCGCTTGGAGGAATATTTGACTCAAGAAGATCTACTTCTACCAGCCATAATTTGCGCTTAAAGACTGAATTCAGCAAGGCATGGAACGATCATGAACTTTCTGTGGTTGCAGGTGCGGATATCAGAAGTGTGGATATGAAGTTTAATTATTCCAGGTTGTATGGGTACAACAAAGAAAGCCAAAGCAGTATGCCTGTTGATTACGAAGGCTTTTATCCTATGTATCATACTTCTTCGCAAACAAATAGAATTCCACCTGCAGCTACAATTCCCACTGGCTATGAAAAGTCTAATTTCATGTCCATGTATGGCAACTTCCTGTACACTTACAAAAGGAATTATAATTTTTCCTTCAGTCTGAGAAAGGATGAGTCCAATTTATTTGGTGTGGAAACCAACCAGAAAGGCGTACCACTTTGGGCGGCAGGGGCAAGCTGGAATGCAAGTAATGAAAGCTTTTATAATATTGACTGGTTGCCAGAACTCAAACTACGGGTATCAAGTGGATATACTGGAAATATCGATAGGAGAACATCGGCGTTTACAGCAGCAGCAAAAGACGGAACCAATTTATATGGATCTCCTACTGCATCAATATTGAATCCTCCAAATCCATCCTTACGCTGGGAAAAGATATACATGTTCAATATCGGTGTAGATTTCACATTCAAAGGAAGCAGAATATACGGCAGCCTGGATTTTTACAGGAGAAAAGCAAAGGATCTGATTGGCGTTACTCCTGTTGATCCAACTTCAGGCGTTGAATCATTCAAATGGAATTCAAGCTCGATGAAGGGGAAAGGTGTAGATGTGCAGTTGAATTTCAAAGTGCTGAACGGGAAATTGGGTTGGACAAGTAGTATTATTGCAAGTTATAACCTGGATAAAGTTGACAAGTATTTGGATAAGGGAAATATGATTAGTACGTATCTGGGAGGACAAACAATTGCCCCGCTGCAGGGAAATCCTTTGTACTCGATTTATGCTGTAAGATGGAAAGGCCTGGATTCCGTTAATGGAGATCCGGTAGGATACTTAAACGGGCAACTCAGCAAAGATTACCCTCAAATAGTAAATTCTGCAAATTTTGGCGATTTGCTCTTTAAGGGATCTGCAACACCTAAATACTACGGAAGTTTTATTAATACTTTTAGTTATAGAGGATTTGAGCTTAGCTGTATGTTTACATACAAGTTTGGGTATTCTTTTCGCAGGTCCAGTATTGTTTATTATCAACTTTTGCTAAATCAAACTTTGGCTCACCCTGATTATGATCTAAGATGGGAAAAAGCAGGAGATGAAAAAAGTACCAATGTTCCTTCGTTCCAATACCCAATTAATTTTAACCGGGATCTTTTTTATAACTATTCCGAAGTTTTAGTAGAGAAAGGTGATCATATCAGATTAAAGGATATTCGCTTTTCCTACTTGTTTAGTTTAAGCAAAAAGAAGGAACAAAAAAACAATGCAGAAGTATTTTGTCTTATTAACAATATAGGTTTAGTATGGAAAGCAAATAAATATGAAATAGATCCTGATTTTCTCTATTCTCAACCAATCCCCCGAATTTATTCGTTGGGTGTCAAAATGGAATTGTAA